A part of Primulina eburnea isolate SZY01 chromosome 10, ASM2296580v1, whole genome shotgun sequence genomic DNA contains:
- the LOC140802824 gene encoding uncharacterized protein, which translates to MAGRPPRQNRNQRYANINREGGQENEQGNGPPPAINLIQADLMAIATIVATTLQGLGNPNANQPPPPPPPNGIKFHYESLRKNRCPTFSGAADPEVSQSWLKGVETQHRLLEVPEALKLDVTVPFLEDKAGNWWEAISPAMTAAGPMTWQRFREAFLKQYYPAEVRLQKLSEFENLTQTLDMSVVEYTSQFNALGSYAPAIMADEVLKLHRFKKGLNSRIQSALADYQPANFSDLMGAAIRAETDIQRREKEIRNKRPMNDQSSHGSQSFKKPNHSGEPSQGTSPASGYQAIKPCPTCHLRHLGECRRASGVCFGCGKPGHRMADCPIATNKTTGPSKGDGSSPGANANKPR; encoded by the coding sequence ATGGCCGGCAGACCCCCAAGACAGAACCGCAACCAGCGTTATGCTAATATCAACCGTGAAGGCGGACAGGAGAACGAGCAAGGAAATGGACCCCCGCCGGCAATCAACTTAATCCAAGCTGATCTTATGGCCATAGCCACTATTGTGGCGACAACACTGCAAGGGTTGGGAAACCCGAACGCCAAtcagccaccaccacctccaccaccaaatGGAATCAAGTTCCACTATGAGTCACTCCGCAAGAATAGGTGTCCAACCTTCAGTGGAGCCGCTGACCCTGAAGTTAGCCAGAGTTGGCTGAAAGGTGTAGAGACTCAACATCGCCTATTGGAAGTTCCCGAGGCACTGAAATTGGACGTGACTGTGCCGTTCCTGGAAGATAAAGCAGGAAATTGGTGGGAAGCAATCTCGCCAGCCATGACAGCTGCAGGACCAATGACTTGGCAGCGATTTCGAGAAGCCTTTCTGAAACAGTATTATCCAGCCGAGGTCAGACTGCAGAAACTGAGTGAATTTGAAAACCTCACTCAAACTCTGGACATGTCAGTTGTAGAATACACCTCCCAGTTCAACGCCTTAGGATCTTATGCTCCGGCAATCATGGCGGACGAAGTTCTGAAATTACACCGCTTCAAAAAGGGTTTGAACAGCAGAATACAGTCGGCTTTGGCAGACTACCAACCTGCGAACTTCTCAGACTTGATGGGCGCAGCAATCCGAGCTGAAACTGATATCCAGCGCAGAGAGAAGGAGATTAGGAACAAAAGGCCTATGAATGATCAGTCATCTCATGGCAGTCAATCGTTCAAGAAACCGAACCATTCCGGCGAACCATCTCAAGGGACTTCGCCTGCCTCAGGCTACCAAGCCATTAAGCCTTGCCCAACTTGCCACTTACGACACCTGGGAGAATGTCGTAGAGCCAGCGGAGTCTGCTTTGGATGCGGGAAACCAGGACACCGTATGGCAGATTGTCCAATCGCCACCAACAAAACAACTGGACCAAGTAAAGGAGACGGGTCAAGCCCAGGGGCGAATGCCAATAAACCACGGTAG